GTATTAAGGAATTGAAAACAGCTCTAGATTTAGCGGGCACTATTTTTGAAAAACAAAAGAACCTGTGGGAGGAAAAGATTGGAACTGAAGTTCAGTATCTAGAAGCAAAAAATAGAAAGGAAACATTGGAGCGGCAATTGGCCACAGCTCAATCGCAATTAGACATGGCCTTCATAAGAGCTCCATTCAATGGAAGAATTAATGATGTTAGCGTCAATACTGGAGAATTGGTGCAGCCAGGAATGCCTATTTTAAATATGGTAAGTCAAGAGGAAATGTATTTGCAAGCAGCCGTTTCAGAGGATTATATTAATGATTTTGATCAAGGTGATTCTGTAGAAGTTTATTTGCCCTCCATTAAAAAGTCATTTTCCACAATTGTAAGCGCAGTAAGTTACGTCATCAATCCCAATAACCGTACTTTTCAGTTGGAAGTAAAAGTTAATGAATTCGTGGACAAGCTGAAACCTAATCAGTTTGCTCGTCTGACCCTAGTAGATTACGAAAATGAGAGTGCAATCGTAGTTCCTTCTGATGTTGTGCAACAAGACAATATTGGGAATTTCGTTTATGTGGTGAAATCAGAAAAGAATCAGAAGAAAGCTGAAAAAGTCAGGGTCGAAAGAGGAAAAACCTATAATGGCAATACTGAAATCCTGAAAGGAATTAAATCTGGAGATGTTATTATCTCTGAAGGATATCGTGAGGCAGTGAATGGAATAGCGGTTCGTTTAGCACAATAATTTCGAAATAGGATATTTATGAGTGATCAAAATAAAAAGAAAGTAGAAAAGGAGTTTGGGCTGACGACTTTATCGGTCAATAACAGAACAACAGTTTATGTATTGGCTTTATTGATAGTGGTTTTAGGTGTGTTTTCTTATATCAACTTACCAAAAGAAAACTTCCCGGAAATCTCGCAGCCTACGATTTACGTTGGAACACCTCATCCTGGAAATTCTCCAGCGGATATGGAAAAATTGATTACCCGTCCTTTGGAAAAGGAAATCAATACGATTTCCTCTGTGGACAATATAAAATCCACTTCTGTTCAGGATTTTTCTACCATCATCATTGAATTTACAACCGAAACCGATGTGGACGAAGCGCTTCAAGAGGTAAAGGATGCAGTAGACCAAGCCAAGTCTGAACTTCCATCCGATTTGCAGGATGACCCCAATGTATTTGAGCTTAATGTAGCGGAATTCCCTATTATGAATATAAATCTTTCTGGTAATTACAGTGTCGAAACTTTGAATTCGTACGCTGAATACTTAGAGGAAGAAATGGAGAAATTCCCTGAAATGTCTAAAGCAGAAATTAGAGGTGTTGATGACAAGGAAGTTCGCATCATGGTGGATCCTTTAGAAATGGAAGCACGAAAAATCAGTTTTAATGATATTGAAACAGCAGTGCAGCAGGAAAATATGACCATGTCTGGGGGTAATATCAAATTAGGGAAGATTAGAAGAACTGTATCAATATCCGGTGAATATAATGATCCCAAGGATTTGGAAAATTTGATTATTAAAAATGAAAATGCCAATATCGTTTACCTTAAAGATATAGCCACTATTGAATTTGATTACAAGGAGAAACAGAGTTATGCTCGCTTGAATAATGAAGCAGTAGTGATGGTTGATGCTGTAAAAAGAAGTGGTGAAAACCTCTTGATTTTGACAGATAAAATCTATGAAGTGGTGGAGAACGCTAAAGCAGAGGTTTTTCCTGAAGACTTAGTGGTTACGATAACAAATGATCAATCACAGCAAACTAGAGACCAGGTTAGTAGTTTGGAAAACAATATTATCTCTGGTGTTATCTTGGTGGTCTTAGTGCTTTTATTCTTTTTAGGAACTAGAAATGCGCTTTTTGTTGGTATCGCCATTCCAATGTCGATGTTTATGGCGTTCATGATATTGGGAGCTCTGGGTATTACCATTAACATGATTGTACTTTTTTCACTGATTATGGCATTAGGAATGCTGGTGGACAATGGTATTGTGGTCGTGGAAAATGTGTATCGATTAATGGAGGAAGGCTATTCCCCGATCAAAGCCACCAAAATAGGAGTAGGGGAAGTAGCTATGCCAATTATTTCATCCACTGCTACCACGCTAGCTGCCTTTTTACCCTTGGCATTTTGGCCGGGGCTAATCGGTGAATTCATGAAATATTTACCTATTACGTTAATAATCACTTTAGGGTCTTCTTTATTTGTGGCTTTGGTAATCAATCCGGTCTTCATCGCCTCATTTATGCGATTGGACGAAGGAGGAAAACTCAACTATAAAAGAATTTGGAGAATAGCTGGTATTTCATTTGCCATAGGCGCAATATTTATCCTATTGAAAGTTTATGCCATAGGTAATCTAGCTATTTTATTTGGAGCACTTGGCCTTTTAAACACATACATTCTAACCCCACTTTCGCGAAAATTCCAAAGAGGATTGTTGCCAGCTGTAGAAAGGTTGTATTCTCGGACTTTAGGCTTTGCAGTGCAAGGATGGAATCCTTACTTCTTTCTAGGTGGGACTGTTGTAGCTTTAGTGGGCTCAGTGATGTTGCTAGGTGCATTTACTCCGAATGTCTTGTTTTTTCCGGAAAATGAGCCCAAGTATGTAAATGTTTTTGTAGAATTCCCGGTAGGAACAGATGTTGAATATACCAATGAGTTTTCCAAGAAAATAGAGAATGAAGTTAAAGACGTTATTACTCCATACTCTGATATAGTAGAGTCGGTTGTAGCTAATGTGGGGAGAGGAGCTAGTGATCCTAGTGATCCGACTGCTATGGGCCAATCCGATACGCCCAACAAGGGAAGGATAACCGTCAATTTTGTGGAATTCAAATATAGAGAAGGAGTTTCCACTACAAAAGTTATGAATGAGATTCGAGAGGCGGTTTCTGATAAGTATGCGGGAGTTTCCATCACGGTAGATAAAGATCAAGCAGGACCACCTACGGGTAAACCATTAAATATTGAAATTAGTGGTGAGGATTATGATAAATTGATTCAAATTACCGAAGATCTGACTGTATTTATCAATAAACAAAGTATTGGCGGAATTGAAGACTTGAAGAATGACTTGGAAGTTGGTAAGCCTGAATTGACAGTAAATATTGATCGGGAAAGTGCAAGGAGATTTGGCTTGAGTACCGCCACCATTGCCACTGAAATCAGGACTGGACTTTTTGGAAAGGAGATTTCTAAATACAAGGAAGGTGAAGATGATTACGAGATTCAATTGCGCTATACAGATGAATATCGTTATGATGTTGACGCCTTAATTAATAAAAAGATCACTTACAGAGATCAATCCTCCGGAAAAGTGAATCAAGTGCCAATCAGCGCTGTGGCGGATGTTAGTTATACCAGTACTTATGGTTCAATCAATCGAAAAGAATTGGATAGGGTAGTAACCGTTTATTCCAATATATTGGATGGTTATAATGCCACAAATGTAAATAACCAATTAAAAGCCGCTATGAAAGAATTTGAGGTTCCGGCTGGTTATGAGGTGAAATTCACAGGTGAGCAAGAGGAACAAGCAGAGGAATTGGAATTTTTAAGTATTGCATTATTATTGGCAGTATTTTTAATCTTTTTGATCATTGTTGCTCAATTTAATAGATTAACAGCACCATTTATCATCATGAGTTCTGTGGTTTTCAGTACCATTGGGGTTTTCTTGGGGCTTGTAGTTTTTCAAATGGATTTCGTGATTGTAATGACCATGATTGGAATTATATCACTGGCGGGTATTGTGGTAAATAATGCCATAGTACTGATAGATTTCATTGAAATTAGTAAATCCAATAAGAAATTAAACCTTGAAGAAGGCGAAAGTTTAACTTATGAGATGGTAAAAGAGGCAGTAATGCTGGCAGGGAAAACACGTTTGAGACCCGTATTGCTAACTGCTATAACGACCATTATAGGTTTAATTCCTTTGGCTATAGGTTTCAATTTCGATTTCATTCAATTATTTACAAGCTACGATCCAGACTTTTACCTTGGTGGA
This is a stretch of genomic DNA from Marivirga harenae. It encodes these proteins:
- a CDS encoding efflux RND transporter periplasmic adaptor subunit, giving the protein MKNSILILALAVLMGACNEGSESEKLKAKLEKIEKDIQSQTIEAAELKEQIAELDPEFAKVTDQSVLIKSETVKPLDFKHKIQVQGEVASRKNITMGAETMGRVTQVNVSPGDMVKRNQLLVKLDAPTTENSIKELKTALDLAGTIFEKQKNLWEEKIGTEVQYLEAKNRKETLERQLATAQSQLDMAFIRAPFNGRINDVSVNTGELVQPGMPILNMVSQEEMYLQAAVSEDYINDFDQGDSVEVYLPSIKKSFSTIVSAVSYVINPNNRTFQLEVKVNEFVDKLKPNQFARLTLVDYENESAIVVPSDVVQQDNIGNFVYVVKSEKNQKKAEKVRVERGKTYNGNTEILKGIKSGDVIISEGYREAVNGIAVRLAQ
- a CDS encoding efflux RND transporter permease subunit, yielding MSDQNKKKVEKEFGLTTLSVNNRTTVYVLALLIVVLGVFSYINLPKENFPEISQPTIYVGTPHPGNSPADMEKLITRPLEKEINTISSVDNIKSTSVQDFSTIIIEFTTETDVDEALQEVKDAVDQAKSELPSDLQDDPNVFELNVAEFPIMNINLSGNYSVETLNSYAEYLEEEMEKFPEMSKAEIRGVDDKEVRIMVDPLEMEARKISFNDIETAVQQENMTMSGGNIKLGKIRRTVSISGEYNDPKDLENLIIKNENANIVYLKDIATIEFDYKEKQSYARLNNEAVVMVDAVKRSGENLLILTDKIYEVVENAKAEVFPEDLVVTITNDQSQQTRDQVSSLENNIISGVILVVLVLLFFLGTRNALFVGIAIPMSMFMAFMILGALGITINMIVLFSLIMALGMLVDNGIVVVENVYRLMEEGYSPIKATKIGVGEVAMPIISSTATTLAAFLPLAFWPGLIGEFMKYLPITLIITLGSSLFVALVINPVFIASFMRLDEGGKLNYKRIWRIAGISFAIGAIFILLKVYAIGNLAILFGALGLLNTYILTPLSRKFQRGLLPAVERLYSRTLGFAVQGWNPYFFLGGTVVALVGSVMLLGAFTPNVLFFPENEPKYVNVFVEFPVGTDVEYTNEFSKKIENEVKDVITPYSDIVESVVANVGRGASDPSDPTAMGQSDTPNKGRITVNFVEFKYREGVSTTKVMNEIREAVSDKYAGVSITVDKDQAGPPTGKPLNIEISGEDYDKLIQITEDLTVFINKQSIGGIEDLKNDLEVGKPELTVNIDRESARRFGLSTATIATEIRTGLFGKEISKYKEGEDDYEIQLRYTDEYRYDVDALINKKITYRDQSSGKVNQVPISAVADVSYTSTYGSINRKELDRVVTVYSNILDGYNATNVNNQLKAAMKEFEVPAGYEVKFTGEQEEQAEELEFLSIALLLAVFLIFLIIVAQFNRLTAPFIIMSSVVFSTIGVFLGLVVFQMDFVIVMTMIGIISLAGIVVNNAIVLIDFIEISKSNKKLNLEEGESLTYEMVKEAVMLAGKTRLRPVLLTAITTIIGLIPLAIGFNFDFIQLFTSYDPDFYLGGDSVMFWEPICWTIIFGLSFATFLTLVIVPVMYLIANQLNAKFGIGR